A part of Salvelinus alpinus chromosome 23, SLU_Salpinus.1, whole genome shotgun sequence genomic DNA contains:
- the LOC139550813 gene encoding centromere protein L-like isoform X2 — protein MRSCVEATHLAYTSGLLTALRIPRSRKAPKSCDITKQVDPDQVALLVKKEWQLSYVTPLYQFRHTQLKSYSKQLSAFIVSEKQQGLAIEVGQELGFKVNFSVVLGLAETDKDAETVFIQILSKQAFSAKDDAQKVVWSGWLTCVNGDLDYLRSLPLEFVSLPLFCTRGPESLTVLVKSWFEKTFDCCFGPLGINSTNLQWLASLWTGCHPTINIQYLKLVWTLPTLPPMDVTYTVHPQDAWELWDSMRQVDTTEDSISIDEVTGFIKGLQSHFFRHFRIDLSAGSLMQISTALGSSHHSGKIKIASPNYIPTILQLLTECALLKMPI, from the exons ATGCGAAGCTGTGTTGAAGCAACTCATCTGGCATACACATCAGGCCTTCTGACAGCTCTAAGAATACCAAGAAGTAGAAAGGCTCCAAAGTCATGTGATATCACA AAACAGGTTGACCCAGACCAAGTAGCACTTCTGGTGAAGAAGGAATGGCAGCTGTCGTATGTCACACCTTTGTACCAGTTTAGACACACTCAGTTGAAATCCTACTCAAAGCAACTATCAGCTTTCATCGTATCAGAGAAGCAACAGGGCCTGGCGATTGAAGTTGGTCAGGAGTTGGGCTTCAAGGTCAATTTTTCTGTGGTCCTTGGGTTGGCAGAGACGGATAAAGATGCTGAAACAGTTTTCATACAG ATTCTCTCCAAACAAGCGTTTTCTGCAAAAGATGATGCTCAGAAGGTTGTGTGGAGTGGCTGGCTGACCTGCGTCAACGGTGACTTGGATTATCTCCGATCACTACCCCTGGAATTTGTCAGTTTGCCTTTGTTCTGCACCAGAGGACCAGAATCGCTCACAGTGTTGGTCAAATCCTGGTTTGAAAAGACATTTGACTGTTGCTTCGGCCCTCTTGGTATCAACTCTACCAACCTCCAGTGGCTCGCATCCCTATGGACTGGGTGCCACCCCACCATCAACATCCAGTACCTGAAACTGGTCTGGACTCTCCCAACACTACCCCCTATGGATGTTACGTACACCGTCCACCCACAAGATGCCTGGGAGCTTTGGGACAGCATGCGGCAGGTTGACACTACAGAGGACAGCATCAGCATTGATGAGGTCACCGGGTTCATCAAAGGGCTGCAGTCACACTTCTTCAGGCACTTCAGGATAGACTTGTCTGCTGGGTCACTGATGCAGATCTCCACGGCTTTGGGTTCTTCTCACCATAGTGGGAAAATCAAG ATTGCAAGCCCTAATTACATCCCCACCATCCTGCAACTGCTGACAGAATGTGCTCTCCTGAAGATGCCCATCTAA
- the LOC139550813 gene encoding centromere protein L-like isoform X1 yields the protein MFKSTSWLCWCFFFFPVMEERNSTEETPRNNALAQRRSKSYRQSMRSCVEATHLAYTSGLLTALRIPRSRKAPKSCDITKQVDPDQVALLVKKEWQLSYVTPLYQFRHTQLKSYSKQLSAFIVSEKQQGLAIEVGQELGFKVNFSVVLGLAETDKDAETVFIQILSKQAFSAKDDAQKVVWSGWLTCVNGDLDYLRSLPLEFVSLPLFCTRGPESLTVLVKSWFEKTFDCCFGPLGINSTNLQWLASLWTGCHPTINIQYLKLVWTLPTLPPMDVTYTVHPQDAWELWDSMRQVDTTEDSISIDEVTGFIKGLQSHFFRHFRIDLSAGSLMQISTALGSSHHSGKIKIASPNYIPTILQLLTECALLKMPI from the exons ATGTTCAAATCCACTTCCTGGCTTTgctggtgtttttttttttttccagtGATGGAGGAACGAAACAG CACTGAGGAGACCCCACGCAACAATGCCTTGGCACAACGAAGGAGCAAGAGTTACAGGCAATCAATGCGAAGCTGTGTTGAAGCAACTCATCTGGCATACACATCAGGCCTTCTGACAGCTCTAAGAATACCAAGAAGTAGAAAGGCTCCAAAGTCATGTGATATCACA AAACAGGTTGACCCAGACCAAGTAGCACTTCTGGTGAAGAAGGAATGGCAGCTGTCGTATGTCACACCTTTGTACCAGTTTAGACACACTCAGTTGAAATCCTACTCAAAGCAACTATCAGCTTTCATCGTATCAGAGAAGCAACAGGGCCTGGCGATTGAAGTTGGTCAGGAGTTGGGCTTCAAGGTCAATTTTTCTGTGGTCCTTGGGTTGGCAGAGACGGATAAAGATGCTGAAACAGTTTTCATACAG ATTCTCTCCAAACAAGCGTTTTCTGCAAAAGATGATGCTCAGAAGGTTGTGTGGAGTGGCTGGCTGACCTGCGTCAACGGTGACTTGGATTATCTCCGATCACTACCCCTGGAATTTGTCAGTTTGCCTTTGTTCTGCACCAGAGGACCAGAATCGCTCACAGTGTTGGTCAAATCCTGGTTTGAAAAGACATTTGACTGTTGCTTCGGCCCTCTTGGTATCAACTCTACCAACCTCCAGTGGCTCGCATCCCTATGGACTGGGTGCCACCCCACCATCAACATCCAGTACCTGAAACTGGTCTGGACTCTCCCAACACTACCCCCTATGGATGTTACGTACACCGTCCACCCACAAGATGCCTGGGAGCTTTGGGACAGCATGCGGCAGGTTGACACTACAGAGGACAGCATCAGCATTGATGAGGTCACCGGGTTCATCAAAGGGCTGCAGTCACACTTCTTCAGGCACTTCAGGATAGACTTGTCTGCTGGGTCACTGATGCAGATCTCCACGGCTTTGGGTTCTTCTCACCATAGTGGGAAAATCAAG ATTGCAAGCCCTAATTACATCCCCACCATCCTGCAACTGCTGACAGAATGTGCTCTCCTGAAGATGCCCATCTAA